The Rathayibacter caricis DSM 15933 genomic sequence GTCGGTGCCCGCCGCGCGCCGGGTCAGCACGTCGACGATCTCCTCGAGCGGATGCACGGCGCCGGGCTCCGCGCGCAGCTCGCCGGAGGCGGCGAGTGAGAGCGCCCGCCCGATCCGCTCGGCGGTCGCCACGACGATCAGGTTGCGCACGCTCGGCCGGTCGCGGCGGAGCGCTCCGACGGCCTGGGCACCGAGCGCCGGTCCGTTCGGGACGAGGGTGACGACGCGTCCGCCCGGAGCGAGCAGGATCTCCGCGTCGTGGACGGCGAGGTGCCCCGACACGTCGACGACGACGTCGAAGCGGCCCGAGAGCACGCCGAGATCGAGGGCCCGGTAGTCGTGCGGTTCGGCACCCAGCCCGCGCAGCACGTCGGCGGAGGCGGCGGAGCCGGTCGCCGCGACCTCGCAGCCCGCGCGGACGAGCAGCTGCACGGTCAGCTGGCCGATCGCGCCGGAGCCGCCGCCCACCAGCACCTTCTGCCCCGCGCGCACGCGCAGGGCGTCGACGAGCCCGACGGCCGTTCCTCCGGACATGGCGAGGGTGACGCCCTGCACGAGGTCGAGCGAGGCGGGCAGGGGCACCAGGGAGCCGCCGCGCACCAGGGACGCATCGGCGAAGGCATCGCCGTGGCGGGTCATCCCGACCACGCGATCCCCGATCGAGACGCTGCTCGGGCCGGGACCGACGGCCTCGACGGTCCCGGCGATGTCGAGCCCGAAGCCCAGCGGCCGCGGCCGCCCGACGGCCATCACGCGGGCCGAGCCCGAGAGGATCTTCTCGTCGGTGGCGTTGATGCTCGCCGCGCGGGTGCGCACGAGCACCTCGCCTCGCCGGGGCATCGGCACCGGGGCGTCCCGCCACGAGAGCACGTCCGGTCCGGCGAACCGTTCGTATCCGAGTCGTCGCATCGTGCTCCCGTCGTCCGTGCGGCGCCCGCCGCGTCGTTCGAGCCTAGGTCGTGTCGATCACGACCTCGCGTGCTCGCGACGGCGATCCCGTGTCCGACACGCCCCGGGCGCCGGGGAGGGAGCGGTTCCCGGTGATCCGCAAGGCCTCCGGCCGCCGGGGGCCCCGGTGCTACCGTGGCGCCCATGAGCGCAGACACGAGCCCCGAGTTCTCCGGCTGGACCGGCGAGGGACAGAGCGGCGCCGACCCCTCCGGTCCGGTGACCGACGCGGATCGACCCGACGACGTCCGCCCCGCGGACGCCGAGGTCGAGGAGAGCACGAGCGCGGACGAGAGCCGCGACCCGGACCACGGCTACGACTCGATGGCCGAGAGCGGCACCGAGAACGCCGCCGAGGACGAGGTCTCCGATTCCGAGGACGAGGAGGGGCTGCTGCCCCCCGGCAGCACCGCGGAGGGCAGCGGGACCTCGCTCGGCGCCGTGCCCGCCGAGGCCGCCCGCGAGGCCGAGCCCCTCGGCGAGCACGACGGCGAGGGCACTCCCGGCCAGCTCGCCGACGAGCGCTGGCGCACCAACGGAGTGAACCCGCTGGGCTGACGACACGCGGAGGGGGTTGACCTCTCACCCCCGCAGGAGCGACACCCAGCTTCTCCCCCGGTTGCTCGGAGGTCGCGTCCCGGCTGGCCCCGTAGCGTGCCGGGAGCGCAGGGACCTCCTGCGCGGACGGGGAGTCCCATGTCGTTGTTCCTGAACCGCACCCGCGAGGTCCGCTGGACCCCGGACGAGCGGCGGGCGCTGGCGGAGGCCGTCGCCGAGGACCGCGCGGAGGTGTGGCGCGGGATCGGCGAGCTCGACCGCACGGTCGTCGTCTCGACCGAGGACCCGGGCACGAGAGGCGGCGCCCGCTGGCCGACCGACCACCGCGCCTTCCTCCGGGTCGAGCGGGGTTCCTCCGTGGTGCTCGCCACCGACGGGTTGAGCGACCCGTTCGACCGGCTGAGCCGCCCCGGCACCGGGCTGGGCCTGGAGCTCTGCCTCGAGAGCTCGGCGCTGCGCGGTGTGCCGGCCGCCGCTCTGTGGAACCACTGGCAGTTCCGCCTGCTCTACGAGGCCGCCCGCCGCGCGGCACTGCAGGGCGTCTGCTGCCGGACCGGCGTCGACGTCGCCCGGCTCGACGGCGCCGCCGCCCCGCCGGCCTGGGCCGACGCCGACGGCGCGGTCGGAGTGCTGCTGGGGCTGCGCAGCCCGCGGCTGCCCGATCGCATGGAGCTCGCCACGGGCGACGTCGAGCTGGTCACCCTGACGCCGCTGTGGCCGGAGGAGTACGCCTCGGCGAGCGCGGACGACGCGGCCTGCGCCGAGGTCGCCGCACGCCTGGCGGGTCTGCCGCACGACGAGCTGGTGCACACGGCGCGACCGCGCGTGGTGTGAGTCGCGTGGTCTGAGTCGCGTGGTCTGAGCCGCGTGCTCTGAGCCGCGGTCGTCGGAGCAGCGTCGCGCGAGCGGGGGAGGGCCCTCAGCCCTCCTGCGGCTCCGGCACCACGAGCATCTCGCCCGTGTTGTTCGCGCTCGAGACGAACTGCTCGATCCAGGCGCGGTTCAGCGCGGGCCTCTTGCTGCCGAAGAACCGGAAGTGCAGCGGAGTGGCCGGGTGGATCCAGACCGAGCTGCGCCCGTAGCCGCTCGACTCCGGCTCGGCCCACGAGAGGCTGAACGACTCGTTGCGGCGCATCTTGGTGAACATCGCCACCTTGAGGTGCGCGAGCATCCGGTCCTCGAAGTCGATCTCGAGCGATTGCGGTCCGTAGATCAGTCGTCCCATGGTCTCCACCTTGCCTTCGTGCGGCGCCCGGTGCGTTCACGGGGGCCGGGGCTCGGCCACGGGAGCCCCGGAGAGAGCCTACCCACCGTTCAGGGGACGCGTGACCGCGGAGGATCCGGACACGCGGGGGACGCGGAAACGCCCCGCCGACCGGATCCGAGGATCACGGCCGACGGGGCGCTGCGAGTTCTGAGGAACCGGCGAACCGGACTCCGGAGAAGTCAGGAGTCGGTGATTACTCGCCGACGCCGCGGATGTTCGCGGCCTGCGGGCCCTTGCGGCCCTGCTCGACGTCGTACTCGACGTGCTGGTTCTCGACGAGCTCGCGGTAGCCCTGCTTCGCGATGGCGGAGAAGTGCGCGAACACGTCGGCGCCTCCGTCGTCGGGAGCGATGAAGCCGAAGCCCTTTTCGGAGTTGAACCACTTAACGGTGCCAGTAGGCATTTCTTTTCCTTATGTGTTAATGACGCCTGCCGGAGCGGGCGTCGTCAGATTCCGCACGAGCGTGCGGTACCCGGACGGTTCCTCCTCCGCGCGGATGAAACACGCGTCGATCGGGAACAGCTCGGGTCGTCTTGGGGGCGGAGGGGACCTCCGCGGGGGAGAACGTCCCGCGTTCCGACGGAGTCGGAGGGGCGGGGGTCGAACGAGGAACGTCGCGGCTTCCGCGGCGTCCTGTGAAGGGCGGTACCCGCCGGCGAGGCGGGCGTTCGAACCGCTGGATCGAGGTCGATGCCGTCGATCGGTGCTTCCCGGACCAGATCGATCTGGAGGGGGAGCGCGGTCTCTATCAGGGGCTGAGTCTCTTCGTCGTCTCCAGCGAGTGCGTGCTGGTGGTGGCGACTTCTCAGCCGTGGAATTCGGGCGATCGCCCAGGAGATGTCCTCAGCCTACGGGATCGGAGGCGCCGGGCGCGACCGCCGCGGCCGAAACGTGACGGGAGGAGACGTTCCTCGGCGCGGAACCCGACAACTGAGGCCGATACGGAGCGCCTCCTGTATGCGACGATGCAGTCCACGGGGCCGTCGGCGGCCTCGAGTCCCATCCACCGCCCCCGTCCCGCGCGGCCCCTGCGCGATCGGGTGCCTGCAGAGCGGCGAGGCCCGACGGCGATGCTCCCCTCGACGGATCCGGGCGCGCCCGCGCCCCCGGAGCGCGCGGCCCTGCGCCGCGAGCAGTCCGACGTGGGCCTGCGCTGCGCACGCCGGGCCCGGGGCGTCTTCACCGGCGCCTCCGCCGTGCACCTGCTCGTGCTCGAGCCCGCCGAGGCCCTCCGCGCGGTGCCGATCCTCCTCGTGCTGGTCCTCGCCGCCGGAGTGGTCCTCCTGCCCCGTCGGGCGCGCTCCACGAGCAGCGCCCGCCTCGTGGCCCTCTCCTGCGCCCTGAGCCTCACCGCCCTCGTGATGTTCGTGCTCTCCGACCTCGACCTCCGCGCGCCGACCGTGCTCGGCTGCATCACGATGCTGGCGTCCATGGCCCTGCCGACTCCGATGCTCGCGCTCGGCGCCTCCCGCCGGCTCCCCGTGTTCGCCCTCGCCGGGCTCGTGCCGGTGCTCGCGCTCAGCACGGCCGCGACCTGGGAGTCGGGCCGCGCCTTCTTCGTCGCCCTCGCCGTCGTCGTGAGCTGGACCGGCTGCTGGGCCATCGCGCGTTGGATCGCCGCGAGCGTCGAGCGCGCCGACATCGGCACCCGGCGACTCCGCACCGCCCACGACGCGGAGCGGCGGTCGAGCGAGGACGAGGCCCGCCGCCGCTACGACGCCCGGCTGATGCACGACACGATCCTGGCGACCCTCAGCCTCGTCGCGCACCGGGGCGAGGGCGTCCCGCCGCAGACCCTGCGCGAGCGGGCCGCGGCCGACCTCGACCTCCTGCAGCGCCTCGAGCGCTCGGAGGAGCCGCCGCAGGACGCGCCGGGCGACCTGCCCTGCACTCTGCTGCCCGAGCGGTTCGCCGCGGTCGACCGCCGGTACCGCGCCCTCGGCCTCGAGATCTCGTGGCACGCGGGCGACGGCGGCGTCCCCGCGCACGCCCTCGAGCCGCTCGCGCGGGCGACGGGCGAGTGCCTCGAGAACGTGCGGAGGCACTCCGGGGTCCGCACGGTCGACGTCACGATCGAGCAGGACGAGCGCGAGGTCCGCGTCGCCGTCTCGGACGCCGGGGCCGGCTTCGACCCGCGCGCCGTCCCGGCGGACCGGCTGGGCCTCGCGGAGTCGGTGCGCGGGCGCCTCCAGGCGGTCGGCGGGTCCGCCCGCGTGTTCTCCGCCCCGGGCGCCGGCACCACGGTCCTGATGCGGGTGCCGCGATGAGCGGGCCGGAGCGCCCCGGCGGCACGCTCCTCGCCCTCGTCCGCGCGGCCGAGACGGGACCGGGATCACTGCGCGCGGTGCGCACCCAGATCCAGCGCACCCACCAGCTGACCGCGAGCTACCTGGGCCTGGGCTTCCTCACGGTCGCCGGCCTCGTGATGGTGCGCGGCGTCTTCTCCTACTCCTGGTCGTGGAACGCCGGTTCGGCGGGCGTGCTGACCGGAGCGGCGTGGCTCGCCGTGATCGCGGCGTTCGTCGCGGGGGCGGTCAGCGCCCTGCTCCGCCGCGGCGAGCTGGGGCTGCGCACCTTCACGGCGGTGATGATCGTCGACGCGGCCGCCTTCGCGCTCGAGATCGCCGACTCGGCGCGGCCGGGCTCCTCCGGGGTCTACTACCCGTCGATCTGCGTGGGGATCGGGGCGACGCTGCTCGGGCTGATGGCCTTCCACCCGCTGTCGCGGACCTACGGGGCGCTGGGGCTGCTGCTCGGGCTGAGCGTCGCGACCCTCGCCGTGCAGAGCGTCACGGCTCCCGGAGGCACCGGGATCGGCACGACCATCACGCTGCTGGCGGTCGCCCCGACGGTGTTCTGCGCGATGATCCTCTCGACCGTCGACGAGCACGTGCACCGCAAGCTCGACCGGACCCTCACCGACAGCATGATCGACGCGCCGGGCACCGGGCCGGGCAGCCTCGCGGCGTCCGAGCTGGCGAGCATCGACGGCCGGGTGGAGGAGCTCCTCGCCCGGATCAGCGGGGCGGCGCCCGGAGACCTCGACGAGCGGACGGGCGAGCAGGGCCGGCT encodes the following:
- a CDS encoding quinone oxidoreductase family protein, which produces MRRLGYERFAGPDVLSWRDAPVPMPRRGEVLVRTRAASINATDEKILSGSARVMAVGRPRPLGFGLDIAGTVEAVGPGPSSVSIGDRVVGMTRHGDAFADASLVRGGSLVPLPASLDLVQGVTLAMSGGTAVGLVDALRVRAGQKVLVGGGSGAIGQLTVQLLVRAGCEVAATGSAASADVLRGLGAEPHDYRALDLGVLSGRFDVVVDVSGHLAVHDAEILLAPGGRVVTLVPNGPALGAQAVGALRRDRPSVRNLIVVATAERIGRALSLAASGELRAEPGAVHPLEEIVDVLTRRAAGTDRTIGKVVFTADGSAPLV
- a CDS encoding cold-shock protein, with translation MPTGTVKWFNSEKGFGFIAPDDGGADVFAHFSAIAKQGYRELVENQHVEYDVEQGRKGPQAANIRGVGE
- a CDS encoding sensor histidine kinase; translation: MLPSTDPGAPAPPERAALRREQSDVGLRCARRARGVFTGASAVHLLVLEPAEALRAVPILLVLVLAAGVVLLPRRARSTSSARLVALSCALSLTALVMFVLSDLDLRAPTVLGCITMLASMALPTPMLALGASRRLPVFALAGLVPVLALSTAATWESGRAFFVALAVVVSWTGCWAIARWIAASVERADIGTRRLRTAHDAERRSSEDEARRRYDARLMHDTILATLSLVAHRGEGVPPQTLRERAAADLDLLQRLERSEEPPQDAPGDLPCTLLPERFAAVDRRYRALGLEISWHAGDGGVPAHALEPLARATGECLENVRRHSGVRTVDVTIEQDEREVRVAVSDAGAGFDPRAVPADRLGLAESVRGRLQAVGGSARVFSAPGAGTTVLMRVPR